The proteins below are encoded in one region of Nitrosomonas ureae:
- the trbK gene encoding entry exclusion lipoprotein TrbK, whose amino-acid sequence MNFKKYSVACMIVLCFSLIGCGGVPEANAVNCAGKGLESSLADLKDDEAARQAFLDQCDALKK is encoded by the coding sequence ATGAATTTTAAAAAATATAGCGTCGCTTGCATGATTGTCCTTTGTTTTTCTCTGATCGGTTGCGGCGGAGTACCCGAAGCGAATGCGGTAAATTGCGCCGGGAAGGGGTTGGAATCCTCGCTTGCGGATTTGAAGGACGATGAAGCTGCGCGGCAAGCATTCCTTGATCAATGCGACGCTCTGAAAAAATAA
- a CDS encoding S1C family serine protease: MPTLPRFISISLAVVLLALFFHSFLYHYFPDTLQPGYFSSDDRLEGAEPRVVQARGNLAEDERSTIELFENSRASVVFITTRQRVMDAWTRNIFSVPSGTGSGFIWDDHGHIITNLHVIKGASEATVRLTDGRDYKASLVGASPAHDIAVLRIGIGFQRPTPVPLGTSHDLKVGQKVFAIGNPFGLDWTLTTGIVSALDRSLPGGDGRTIDNLIQTDAAINPGNSGGPLLDSAGRLIGINTAIYSPSGASAGIGFAVPVDTVNRVVPQIISRGKYIRPAMGITVDTKLNDRLTQHLKVTGVVILSISPGSAADTAGLQGATITPEGNIIAKDIIVAVEDKPIDSVDKLLSRIDNYKVGDTIKITVLRKNATIDVSVTLQPGE; this comes from the coding sequence ATGCCCACGCTACCCCGCTTTATCTCTATTTCATTGGCTGTCGTATTGCTGGCACTGTTTTTTCATAGCTTTCTTTACCATTATTTTCCAGATACGCTTCAGCCGGGCTATTTTTCCTCTGATGATAGACTTGAAGGTGCTGAACCACGAGTAGTCCAAGCACGCGGCAATCTGGCTGAAGACGAAAGAAGCACAATTGAATTATTTGAAAACTCACGCGCTTCAGTGGTATTTATCACTACCCGCCAACGCGTTATGGATGCTTGGACGCGCAATATCTTCTCGGTCCCCAGCGGAACCGGTTCAGGTTTTATTTGGGATGACCACGGCCACATCATTACCAATCTCCATGTGATCAAGGGTGCCAGCGAAGCTACCGTACGCCTGACCGATGGGCGTGATTATAAGGCTTCGCTAGTAGGCGCGAGTCCGGCGCACGATATTGCAGTGTTACGAATAGGTATCGGCTTCCAAAGACCGACCCCGGTTCCCTTGGGTACCAGCCATGACCTCAAAGTCGGGCAAAAAGTATTCGCCATCGGTAACCCCTTTGGCTTGGATTGGACATTGACTACCGGCATTGTTTCGGCATTGGATCGATCGCTCCCGGGCGGTGACGGCCGCACCATTGACAATCTAATTCAGACCGATGCTGCCATCAATCCAGGCAATTCCGGTGGACCTCTGCTGGATTCTGCAGGCCGCCTGATTGGCATTAATACCGCCATCTACAGTCCCAGCGGCGCCAGTGCCGGAATTGGTTTTGCTGTACCGGTCGATACCGTCAATCGCGTTGTTCCGCAAATCATCAGCCGCGGCAAATATATTCGCCCGGCAATGGGTATCACGGTCGATACCAAGCTCAATGATCGATTGACTCAACACCTGAAAGTTACCGGAGTTGTCATTTTGAGTATCAGCCCCGGATCCGCTGCAGATACAGCCGGACTTCAGGGCGCGACGATCACGCCGGAAGGTAACATCATCGCAAAAGATATTATTGTGGCTGTCGAGGACAAGCCTATTGATTCAGTAGATAAATTACTTTCCCGCATTGATAACTATAAAGTCGGCGATACCATCAAGATCACGGTATTGCGAAAAAACGCGACTATTGATGTATCGGTCACCTTGCAACCGGGTGAATGA
- the trxC gene encoding thioredoxin TrxC, which translates to MSLHIVCPHCHATNRVPADRLTAAPKCGACHQALFTALPVELTEDHFNRHISNNDIPVLIDFWAPWCGPCRMMAPAFAKAAAPLEPGMRLAKVNTEEEQGLAARYQIRSIPTLALFKNGREIARQSGAMGEQDLIRWAKSTIQ; encoded by the coding sequence ATGTCTTTACACATCGTGTGCCCGCACTGCCATGCGACCAATCGTGTACCGGCAGATCGCCTGACTGCAGCACCAAAATGCGGCGCCTGTCATCAAGCATTATTTACCGCATTACCGGTTGAACTGACAGAAGATCACTTTAACCGGCATATTTCCAACAATGATATCCCGGTGCTAATCGATTTTTGGGCGCCGTGGTGCGGCCCGTGCCGTATGATGGCCCCGGCTTTCGCCAAGGCAGCTGCCCCTCTGGAACCGGGAATGCGTCTCGCCAAAGTAAATACCGAAGAAGAACAAGGTCTGGCTGCTCGTTACCAAATTCGCAGTATTCCAACGTTGGCGCTATTTAAGAATGGCAGAGAAATTGCCCGCCAATCCGGCGCGATGGGTGAACAGGATTTAATACGCTGGGCAAAATCCACAATCCAATGA
- a CDS encoding DnaJ C-terminal domain-containing protein: MEFKDYYKTLDIARDATADEIKKAFRRLARKYHPDVSKEINAEQKMKEINEAYTVLSDPEKRAAYDQLEQQGFQAGSDFQPPPGWDAGFEFTGQGFSDAQTADFSDFFSQLFRNQMGADARRTHRMRGEDHHAKIMLDLEDSYGGTTRSLTLRMPKLDHQGRTILVDHTLNVRIPKGVHAGQVIRLAGQGGLGHAGEASGDLFLEVHFKPHPRYRIESKDIYAALPVAPWEAALGATVKIPVPDGLVDVRVPENSQSGRKLRLKGRGIPAATPGDLYLVLEVVLPSAATEKARKFYQTMAHELAFNPRQNLGV, encoded by the coding sequence TTGGAATTTAAGGATTATTATAAAACGCTTGACATTGCGCGCGATGCGACGGCTGATGAAATCAAGAAAGCATTTCGCCGACTGGCGCGCAAATATCACCCGGATGTTTCCAAAGAGATAAATGCCGAGCAGAAAATGAAAGAAATCAATGAAGCTTATACGGTGTTATCCGATCCGGAGAAACGGGCTGCTTATGATCAATTAGAACAACAGGGATTTCAGGCTGGCAGTGATTTTCAGCCGCCCCCCGGCTGGGATGCGGGTTTTGAATTCACAGGACAAGGATTTAGCGATGCACAGACAGCGGATTTCAGCGACTTCTTTTCGCAATTATTTAGAAATCAAATGGGAGCTGATGCCCGGCGCACTCATCGGATGCGTGGTGAAGATCATCACGCAAAAATTATGCTCGATCTGGAAGACAGCTATGGCGGCACAACACGCAGTCTGACACTGCGCATGCCCAAACTGGACCATCAGGGACGCACCATACTCGTGGATCATACGTTAAATGTGCGCATTCCCAAGGGAGTACATGCCGGACAAGTGATCCGGCTCGCCGGACAAGGTGGCCTCGGTCATGCTGGAGAAGCCTCCGGAGATTTGTTTCTGGAAGTTCATTTCAAACCGCACCCCCGCTATCGGATCGAGAGCAAAGATATTTATGCCGCATTACCTGTTGCTCCGTGGGAAGCTGCGCTGGGCGCCACAGTCAAGATACCGGTACCCGATGGCCTGGTCGACGTGCGGGTACCGGAAAATTCCCAATCCGGCCGCAAACTGCGTTTAAAAGGCCGCGGTATTCCAGCGGCCACGCCCGGTGATTTATATTTAGTGCTGGAGGTCGTGCTACCATCCGCTGCGACAGAAAAAGCACGAAAATTTTACCAAACCATGGCGCATGAACTCGCGTTTAATCCGCGCCAGAATCTTGGAGTCTAA
- a CDS encoding chaperone modulator CbpM, whose translation MLQEIDAILLEDTMLSLDDLARSCQVSREWIVEHVQWGLLSDKNLIDTDPNVWIFDSHSFLRIKRIVAIERNFECNPELAGLVADLIEEVESLRTRLRASELNQS comes from the coding sequence ATGTTGCAAGAAATCGATGCCATCTTACTCGAAGACACTATGCTCAGTTTGGATGATTTGGCGCGAAGCTGCCAGGTGAGCCGGGAATGGATTGTTGAACATGTTCAGTGGGGTTTGTTGTCAGATAAAAATCTCATCGATACGGATCCGAATGTATGGATATTTGATAGCCATAGCTTCTTACGCATTAAGCGGATAGTTGCAATTGAACGGAATTTCGAATGCAACCCAGAATTGGCCGGCCTGGTTGCCGATCTGATCGAAGAAGTTGAATCGCTACGCACCCGTTTGAGGGCATCCGAACTGAACCAGAGCTAG